ATCACTGTTATGAATAAATTGTTTGATTTCAAGTGAGACCTTAGTGGTTAAACGGCTTCAACATACTGAACTTGCTTGCACGAAGTAGTGATCTACCTCCATAGAAACATAAAACGACTTGAATGGCACACAGCCTAAACTTTGGGTTTCAGTAGACACAaacacccctccctctttctctctccctccccccccacctcttaaAAACTGCAAATTTTATGGAtgtagaaaagaaaaaaataatgctAGTACTAAATGCTAGTATAGCAGCAAAAAGAAGCCAACCAAACACAATAACAGCAAAAGCAGCACAGATAGAATTAAAATGCTTGTTggaatagaaacattttaaaatgctcccacGGTGAAGGATAAACTCCCCTACCACTAAGGAAGAGGAGGCTGGGAAATTGAAGcagcccttaaaaaatatttgggGTGGAACCTATTAGTAATGATAGATAACATCTTTTTTAAAACCTGCAAAaccttttaaatgtgttaaaaacATGGAAAAGTGTCAGCCGGCTGCACAGTAATAGATCTGAGATAATGGGATGTTTCCCAAAATCTGCCTCGAAAAGCCCATGCAAGTTTTTGAAATTAAACTTGGTTTGGCTGGACGGACAGACATTCTTGACACAGGCTAGGAGATGTGTCTCCCCAAATCTACTTTGCAATGCAGTAGATGGAAATTGGCTAGCAGCAGGGGAGCCTCTCTGATGACCCAGATTGACACAGTCACCTCAAGGGGcagatttgggtgccattttgCACCATTTTGCACCGTGCTTAGTCACACTGCCTGAGCGCCTGttggctgctgtgcctgtggcCAGCACCAGCTCCCGCAATCTCTTTTCTCCCAAGAGGGAGCAGAGCACTCTCTCTCGGAAGAAAAGAGAATTAGCCGATTCCTGCCAATTCCTTGATATTGAGGCCAATTCCTTGATATTGAGGCCAATGTCAGCCAGCAGCAAAGATGTGGAGCAGAAGCTCTCCGCCTTCCTGCTGCTAGCGCTGCCggcttcagcctcccagcagcaacCTCTTTGCTCCTCAGATCTTATGTTGCTCCCCACTCAGGATGTGAATGCATTAGAAGTGTGAAAGAGTCATTTATCAGATGAGAGGTAGTAGCTGGCTGTTGCGGTGTTTCCCTCAGGGAAGGGCAAAAAGAGAGCATCGCTTATAGGAGAGAGTGAGGGGAGTGAATGTGTGTACGGTCAAGAAGggactctggctgacatcctgactaatgaagcacatgcGTAAGGAGGCTGCCTCAGTCCTGTGTGCACACTCTTGCACAAGGGGGCTGTGGTTTCCGAGCACTGCTCTCACTTCAGAAGTACTCTACAAGATCATGAACACGTCACTGACTCTCAGCGATGTGTTTTGAATCTTACAGACAGCAGGCAGAGTTTGTGTAGCAGCGCACGCACAggaaggtgtggggggagagttgCAAGCAGGTTCTTAGCATGTCACTTCAGAGCCTCCTGAAACTCATGCTTCATTTGGGAGGATGTCAGCTGTTGAATTTTCTCTTGTGCTCCTgaatgtttttcttctgttggttttatttttgttttgtgcttGAGAGCGGCTGAGAATCCTAATGTTTCCTTGGCAAATTTGGTCTCAAGCGACTTTAAAACAAACCCCCTATGGCTTCCAAGTCTGTGTGTGAGAAATGTGATTTAATCTGAGCTTTTCTTGTGGCATTGCTTTATTAtcatctttattcattcattcattcattcattcattcatttgaaattTCTTGTATATcatctcctccaaagactctagatggtgaacaataacaatagcaatagcaataatttaaaaaaaattaaagggcaaaaaagGCAGGTCTTGAGAAGGACCTTAAAAGTCACTaaagagggggctgaatgaatctgggagagaagggtgttccaaagaagaggggtggccacagagaaggcccttctacAGGCCCAGGCACAACACACGATACCAGgaccgggacactaaggagggccaactgagaagacctcgcagtcttctaataataataataatacttcagaagtattattattattatttcttgtttacacagtcagacaggtgttattgcctggtttgttttatccagacatcgagtccttcccaaggacctgggatgccaggattttattgtcaatggttatagatatcgccgcagaatataggctgttcccagtaaagctgctttttgtaattggctggtggtgatttctgtggcccctatggtgttgaggtgctcttcaaggtcttttggaactgcacccagggcgccaattaccactgggattattttggtctttttctgccacagcctttcaatttcaatttgtagatctttgtatttggtgattttttctatttctttttcttctattctgctatcccctggtattgctatgtcgattattttgacttgtttttctttcttctcgactacagtgatatctggtgtattgtgtggcagatgtttgtctgtttgtagttggaagttccgtaatatttttacatcttcattttcttcaactttttcaattttatggtcccaccaattcttggctacaggtagcttgtattttttgcagatgttccagtgtatcatccctgctaccttgtcatgcctttgtttgtagtcagtctgtgcaatcttcttacaaaagctgatcaggtggtccacgggttcatctgcttctttacaaaggcggcacttgctgtttgttgtggatttttctacttttgctcttattgcatttgttcttagtgcctgttcttgtgcagccagtattaaaccctctgtttctttcttcaagttgccattcttaagccattgccaggtcttggtgatgtctgattttccacttatattgtgcaaatattgaccatgcaggggcttatttctccatttttctgcttggttcttgacttgttctttcttgtaggcctgttttgtttcattggtgttgaatagtttcacgttcttgaccatttgaagtgcatcttcttcactgccccttatatgttcttcaaggcctcttttctcctcctctactgtttgatggacttgcagcattcctcttccacctgagctgcgagggaggtagagcctatctacatcactgtggggatgcagagcatgattgatggtcatgattttcctggtcttacgatctagcgtctctagctctgcctgggtccagtctattattcctgcagtgtatctgataacaggtatagcccaggtgtttatggcttgtatgatgttcccgccattgagtttggacttgaggatttttctgactctcctgatgtattcacttccaatttttcttttaacttcagtgtgtgcgatgttatcagcctggagaatgcccaagtatttgtaaggttctttctcttccaggttcttgatgttgcttccattgggcagttttattccttctgtttttgttattttccctctgttcattattaatgcagcacacttgtttagtccaaactccatcatcaccatcatcatcatcatcatcattattattattatactgttTTTCAGTAAAAAGTTATCAAGTTGTTTACCTTGCAAAAGGAGTGTCAAAATGGTCTCTGCCCCCATGTGGCTCACAATTCTGTGGGCGGGGGAGTGAAGAATACTATATactttgttggttctaaattggTTTTTCTCTCCTCTGCTTTTGCTGTGATGTGTTGTATTCTCTGTGGGAATATGAATAAATCCTAGCCTGTTTGCTGGTTGTAAGCTGGTCTGGCCGGTCTCCCCCTCTTCTGCTTTTGCTGTATTAAAAATACCTGTATtacatttcaacaaaaaggttctcaaagcagtttatattgcaaaaggtatgagaaaattgttctctGCTCAAAATGGCACTCCTCATAAGATATAGTGGTGTTTTTAATTTGCTCTATGCTTACAACTGCAGCTCATATAGAAATCATTTCAATATTGTCTGTTTTATAAGCTTGCAGTGGAAGAAAATGCCCATCAGCCCTTAAAAGTTACTTTGCTTTTTGTAACATGCAGACTGCAAAACTGAGAATTAAAcattccctcccctttcccatgaAAAATACAAGATTTTCTGGTCTTtttttattaaaggtaaagtgtgccattgattCAGTGTCatctcctggagaccacagagccctgtggttgtctttggtagaatacaggaggggtttaccatcgcctcctcccatgcagtatgagatgcatcttcctatatctttcagcatcttcctatattgctgctgcctgatataggtgtttcccatagtctgggaaacaactGTTTTTGTTACTTGCGTCAAAATAAGATTTCGCAGAATAGATCATGGGGAGTTGTTTTAAAAACTGCCTTTCTGCCCTTAAAGTACTTGCTTATCCTTTAAATCCTAAAAATCTGTAGTAATTCCATGTATGCTCTTCTGCTGTCTGGTTTGAAATCAAACTGGTGATAAACATGTATTTTGTCTAGATTACTTGCAAGTTGGTGATTTTCCCCCctcaaaaggttctcaaagccctttacatagaaaaaagaatagtAGGAAAAGGATGTTTCTTtgtttgtccccaaagggctcacattctaaaaaggtagtcaacaacagcagccactggagggatgctgtgctagggttggataaggacagttgctctctctgtGTTAAATATGAGAACCACTATTGTAAAAGGTGGTTTTACATGTCTTAGACATGAAACCTACAACCCTTTTATTTCATGGTAAGCCATGCTGCTTCCTGTAGGGTatgcaccacccccacccccaaatatgaACACTAATTGCTAGACCTCTCAGAAAGTGCACTGTCAGAACCTTTGGTGCTTTAGATCTCTCCTCATATCATTTACTGATTTCATCTCAGCATGATGGCGAGGGGCACTGCTGTAGTCGATTAACCAGATCATGAGCAATTAATCCTTCCCTGTTCCAATGGGACCATTATCACTGTTTTATGCCAGGCTTTTACATCTGTGTTCTCTGCTAAAATATCCAAATTTCTTCATAGCCCATTTGGTCCTGTTCTAGATAATTGGCCTTGCATAGAAATCCAGTTGTGAAGCTGCTATCTAGGATCTGTTAACAAATGATATCATACCCAGCCAACGTTGCATTTGtgcctttattttaaattatgAATTATGTAAATACAAGACCACATGTATATGAAGTGAAGCTATCATACACCAAAATATAAAGGGAAGCTCTTCCTCAAAAACATATTCAATAATAGTGCCAGTTATTGCTGTAACTATATAGAAATTTGCCTAAAAGCCCTGTGCTGAAAAAATAGCTGTCCCATTCATTAAttttacaaaacaaaatgaaaactatCCATTATAATTGTGTTTATCATTGTGGAAAAGCCTCTTGACAGGTGTGTACATATGCTACAATGACCTGCTTAGAATTAAAACACGATTTGAAGTAGACCAGCTCTACTAAAGCAACGAGAGTGTTCCACGTTGGATGAATTCTTTTGCcttgacattaaaaaaataaactttttaatATCACTTCTAGATATGTATGATTCATTAGATGTTCGCTTATTATTTCAGTCACTTATATGCATTGTTGCATTTTCGCAGGAAATTCTTAAGAATGCAAACTATAAAGAAGAATTGAAATATAAGGTGTTAGAACTTTATGAAAAGGAGAGACTCCAACAGGCCAAGGAACATGAAGAGGGACTTGTGGcagaaccaattaaaattaaaggaCATGCATCTGCCCATCACTATGGAAAGGATGAGCCTTCAGAAGACCCAGTTAGCACAGCAAATACTTTTCAGCCTGGATCCTGGATGCCTCCACAGGACAGCAGCCGTA
Above is a window of Hemicordylus capensis ecotype Gifberg chromosome 2, rHemCap1.1.pri, whole genome shotgun sequence DNA encoding:
- the NDUFAF2 gene encoding NADH dehydrogenase [ubiquinone] 1 alpha subcomplex assembly factor 2 isoform X5 codes for the protein MSGGVWRLIRSLKLRALGPEKQRVGTDYLGNTYYRIPKHKTWAAWIRKRRKDPPTIEEILKNANYKEELKYKVLELYEKERLQQAKEHEEGLVAEPIKIKGHASAHHYGKDEPSEDPVSTANTFQPGSWMPPQDSSRNK